The following is a genomic window from Psychrobacter immobilis.
TCATTAATCTCTGACGTAATCGGTTTGGTCCATGCTTCTGATTGCATCGCCGCGGCGACGATATTACGCTGCGTTAAGATAGCCCCTTTAGATAGTCCTGTTGTGCCACCTGTATACTGTAAAAATGCTTTTTGATCTAATTGCATTTTTGGTTTATGGAAAGGAAGGCTTTTGCCTTTCTTCAGTACATCAGGAAACTTGGTCACTTCGTGCTTAGGGTCATTTAACTTGTACTTAGGCACTAAGCGTTTGACCTGACGAATGATGGTATTCACTAAGATACCTTTTAAGCCCATCATGTCGCCCATTTTTGATAGGACAATACGCTTAATATTGGTCTCATCAATGACTTGTTCGAGTGCTTGAGCAAAGTTATCAACCACAAAAATAACCTGAGCGCCAGAATCATTTAATTGATGGCGTAATTCACGACCAGTATACAGTGGGTTAACAGGAGTACAAACGTAGCCCGCTCGCAAAATACCAATCATCGTTGGCAGATATTGCGGCACGTTTGGCATCATGAGTGCGACTACACTGCCTTGAGGCAGCCCCTGCGCCTGCAACCATGCAGCAACAGCAAGTGAAGCTTTATCAACATCATCGTAGGTATGGGTCACGCCCATACAGATACTCATAGGGTGCAGACGAAAGCGCTCAAAACATTCTTCGTACAGCTCCATGATGCTGCTATATCTATCGGGGTTGATAGTTTTTGGTACACCATTAGGATAATGGGCAAGCCAAGGTTTATTCGGCGTCATAGTCAGCGTCCTTGAAGTTTAAAATAGGGTGAATTCTGTCGTAAAGCAGTCATATCCGTGTCAATAAAACACATCAGCGCTGACGTAAACCGTTTGCCGCTGAGCGTGATAATATCCTTATCTATTGACTGGCTGCTAGGTTTTATTACTATCGTACAAAACGACTTAATCATTATTAAAGGATAATGACGTCAATTGAACGAACAGATCGCTTAATTGTAAAAGCATTTTTGCTCTTAAATTAGCTCTACCTGTTATCTAACACTAAGGTATCAGAAAATAACGATACATTTAAGCAATACAGTAGCATGAATATCATCAAATACTATACTAGTATGAAATACTGAGCAGTGCATAAATAAAGCTGAAAAATATGATTTTTATGGAACATCACGTGATTAGATAGATGCGCTGTTTGTCACTTAAGATACGCTATTCGCCGCTTAATAAGTATAGAAATGAATGAGTTAAGCAAAAAAAATATCATAGCCAACATCAATATATCAACTAGAGATTTGTCAGCACTCCAACTGAATGTAGTTATGCTCAATTATTAAGGTAATATCAGCTGCTTGTTTTTATTAAAAAAGCGTCGATAAATGAGTAAAGCGCTGATCGTACAGCCGAGCGTACTGCTCACACATATCAAAAACATAGTGAGTATCTGATAGCGAATCGCTTGAGTGGGGTCAGCGCCAGCCAATATTTGACCCGTCATCATTCCGGGCAAGCTAACGATACCGACGACTAGCATAGAGTTCAGCGTTGGAGTCATGCCATTGACAATGGCGGCGCGTATTGGTTCATGCACTGCTTCAAATGGGCGAGCAGATAGGCTGAGCATCATCTCTATACGTCCTTGCTGCTCATGAAAGGATTCAATCAACTGGTTGCTGGTCAATGAGATAGCGGTGAGCGAATTGCCCAATATTAGCCCCAATATAGGAATAACGAATTGCGGTGTGTACCAAGGCTGTACCTTTAAAATAATCATGATGGCTATCGCAGTGACTAATATAGCCGAAGCGCTTACTGCCAGCAAAGTGTCAGTTAACAAACCTTTATAGCTACGTTTGACGCGATTTTTGGCAGCAGCGCCTGCAATCAAGGTCATGATGGTCAAAATTAACAGGACTTCATACCACTGTTCACGAGCAAAAATCCATGCCAATATCAAACCAATAAAACTAAGCTGGAGTACCGTGCGGATAGCTGCGATTAACAGCGTTTTGGTCAGCTGTAAGCGTAGCCGCCAAGAGATAATAAGAACGATGATAATTAAGCTGCTGGCAAGCGCAATATCACCGTAAGTTAAAAATACTTGTATGTCATCTGTACCGCTCATAGTGGCTCACTATATAAAATGACGAATATAAGATAGACGTTAATACGAATTTGTTAAAAAAAGTCATTTTAAAGAGTGACATGACAGGCTTAGCTCAACGTTAGAATATCTCAGTTAATACCCCTGCTTGCATCTGCCAATGCTGATCGGCTAATGGCATGATGTCTTTTGTATCGTGAGTTACCCACAGTAGTGTACGCTGACTATCTGCCTCTAACCAGTTCATGAGTAGATTGACGAGCTGGGCTGATGTGTCACTGTCTAGGGCAGCGGTAGGCTCATCTAGTAATAACACCCGTGGGTTCAATTGTAAGAGGCGTAACGTGTTGACCAGTTGCCGCTCGCCGCCCGATAGATGATAGATTTCTTGCTGCAAAAAGTCAGCGCTGCGTTGCAATTGCTCAAGCTGTGCGATATGCCAGTCGATATCAAACCTGCGATGCTGATGCGCTTGTAGCTGATAAGGCATTTGCAAGTTCTCAAGCACACTGCCTTCTAATAATTGTGGGTGCTGGGCGAGTAGGGCAACGTGCGTGCGCCACTGTATCGGTGCAGTATCATGGATACTATAATAAGCACTACTGGTTGATTGGTCATCAGAGCGCAAACGAACATTGCCACCGCTCATGGGCAATAGTCCAGCCAATACCCGTAATAATACCGATTTACCACTGCCAGAAGCGCCTGTCAACACGGTTACTTGACCTGCTAACAGCTTGCCTGTGGCGCCATCGATTAATAATCGTTGATGTGCAGGTATGATTGGCTGAGAGACAGGGTTTGGTCTTAGTTTGCCGATCCATCTTTGACAAATGGTAGATAGCGCAGATGTTGTGGCTTCTGTGGCCTCCATATTTTTGTCATTAATATTTTTATCGCCAACCTTATTCTCATTATAGGCAGGTATGCTGGCTGTACGTTTACTGTGTACCTGAATATTCTCTAATATCAGTATCGGTTTGTTATTATGGAGATGCATAAGTCATTATCGCTAATTATTCAGCCACTAAGTATCCAATCATTAAGTATCTAACTACTAATTATCCAACCACTAAGCATTCAACTGCTCGTGGATCGCTTGCTCAATGGCATCGCGTAAATGCTTTGGAACACGAATAGGGCGCATGGGCGTGGCACTAGCAACCGCAGTATCTGCCTTACTATTGGATAGCGGTTTGGTTTTGACTTGGTTTTGCACACAAGCAATGACAATTTTGCCACTACTTAATAAGCTGCTAGCATTAGCATTGCTATTAGCATAATCAGAAGAAAGGCTGTCTGGGCTGTTACGATAAATACTCTGGTAAAAGATAATGCTGGCAGGTTTTAACTCGACTTTATCGATGCGCACACTGATGACTTCATCTAACAAAATAGCTCTTTTGTATTGCAAGTCTGCTTGACTGACAACAAAATGCTGGATTTCTCCATCGTCAGTCTGCAAAAAATACCCGTTTAAATTCAGTTCCCCAAACCAATCACGGCGGCAGTTTTCAAAAAACACCAAATGATTGGCATGGTAGACTATACCGCCTGCATCAGTATGGTTAATATAGACATTATAATTTTTGGTAAACAATGGCGTATATTCGCCGTCTACACTTGCCACTGTGTTTGTATTTTTGCTGTTATTTTTTATCATAAAGATGCTCGGTCATTGTTTTAATAAATATTGTTCGATGTTCATGATTCGATGGCCAAAATTTGATAGTAGCCATATTAACCACAACTACTCTAGCTTAAGATATCAGGGCGCGCAACAGTTAGGTCGGTCGACGTCTGTTATGATAGTGGATTATGCATTTTCATGGCCCATTTCTTTATATTAGCACCGTATTTTCATCAATTAGTATAGGATAATTTATGACCCGTTTTGTCAGTTTTAATATCAATGGTATTCGCGCTCGTCAACATCAGCTTGAGGCCGTGCGAGAAGTGATCGATCCTGATGTGATGGGTCTACAGGAAACCAAAGTACATGATGAGCAATTCCCCCTAGAAAACATAGAGAGTCTGGGCTATCACGTAGAGTACTTTGGGCAAAAAGCCCATTATGGTGTGGCGCTACTATCCAAGGTTGCACCTATATTTGTGCAAAAGGGTTTTCCTGGTGAAGAGGTCGAGGCACAGAAGCGTTTTATTCATGCACGATATGAATTTGACGGTCGTGAAATTGATGTGCTTAATGGCTATTTTCCACAAGGAGAGAGCCAAGACCATCCGACTAAATTTCCGATGAAGCGGGCTTATTATGCAGATTTAATGGCGTATATCGATACCCTAAAAGCAGAAGGTCGCTCGCTCATAATCATGGGTGATATGAATATTGCTCCAGAAGATACTGATATTGGCATTGGCGACGTCAATGCTAAGCGCTGGTTGAAAAATAGAAAGACCTCGTTTTTACCAGAAGAACGCGAGTGGTATGCGGCGCTGATGTCACGCGAGCTGACAGATACCTATCGCTTACATTATCCAGAGAGCACAGAGCTATATAGCTGGTTTGATTATCGCAGCCGTGGGTTCAATGATGAGCCGAAACGTGGCTTGCGTATCGATCATATTTTGTGCAGCTCGGATCTTGTTGAGGCCTGTGTTGATGCTGGGATTAGTTATGAGCTACGGGCGATGGAAAAACCGTCTGATCATGCGCCAATTTGGTCGGCATTTGATTTAAAAAAACGGTAATATTTATATAGGTCGCGTTTGATACTTCACCAGCAGTAGCGTCATGGTGAACGCTCAACGCATCTTAGTATTTACCGCATCATCTGTTATAAATAATGATAAAATTTTACAATAAGGATTAAACCATGGCAGTCGGAAATGTTGCAGTACCTGATATTATTTATCCTATCGAAGGAATCAAGCTAAGCGCCACTGCCGCAGGCGTACGCTATAAAGACCGAGATGATTTAGTAGTGATTGAGATCGCTGATACCGCGACCACTGCGGTTGTGACCACCAAAAACACCTTTTGTGCTGCGCCTGTACGGGTGTTGCGTGAGCATTTTGCCAAGATGAGTCCGCGTTATTTGGTCACTAACACAGGTAATGCTAATGCTGGGACGGGTGCTGATGGCAAACGTCGCGCCGTTGATATCTGTGCCGCTCTGGCGAGTAAGGCTGGCGTGGATAGTAATGCAATATTGCCATTCTCGACTGGTGTCATTGGCGAGCCATTAAATAGCGATGCGGTCATCGCGGGCTTAGATAATGCACTTGCCAATTTGGGGGCTGATAATTGGCTTGCCGCGGCGAATGGTATTCGCACCACAGATACGATTCCGAAGCTCGCTAGCCAAAAAATCGACGTGGCGGGTGTTAGCTATCATATAACGGGTATGTCGAAAGGCTCAGGCATGATACGCCCTAATATGGCAACCATGCTGGGTTATGTGGCAACTGATGCCAATATCGCTGCTGACCTATTACAAGAGATGCTAAGTGCCATTAATGAGCAGTCTTTTAACCGCATCACTGTCGATGGCGACACTTCAACCAATGATTGCTGTGTGTTGATCGCCACGGGTGCTGCCAGCTCAGATATCATTGATAGTCCAGAACATCCGCATTATCAGGCTATATTTTCGGCTTTGACCGAGGTGTTTGTCCGTCTGGCGCAATTAATCGTACGTGATGGCGAGGGTGCTACCAAGTTTATGACCGTCAACGTCACTGGTGGCAAAACAACGCAAGAGTGCTGCGATGTGGCATATGCGGTCGCGCATTCACCGTTGGTCAAAACCGCATTTTTCGCTAGCGATGCCAATTGGGGTCGTATCTTAGCGGCAGTGGGTTATGCTGGTATCGAAGACTTGGATACGGAACAAGTGGATGTTTATCTAGATGAAGTCATGATTTGCCAGAATGGTGGTGTCGCCCCTAGTTATACGGAAGCGGCAGGTAAGACCGTCATGAGTCGCCCTGAGATTACCATTCATATCGATCTTGCTCGCGGCGATGCTAGCGATACGGTTTATACTTGTGATTTGTCCTATGACTACGTCAAAATTAATGCGGATTATCGTAGTTAAGGGTTATCACTGTCAGCTAAGTAAAATACTTTTTAATGAATAACTGAGCCAGAGTGACTATCACTCTGGCTTTTTGATGTGTAAATTTTTCTCAGTATCAATTTACTCTACTATTCAATACGCGCGATTAACAACAGTTGCAAAAGCTGACGTTACTTTACAAAGCAGTTATAGAGCAGAAGACGAGTTGCGCTCTATACTGGTCTCAGTAAACGAACAATAGACGACATTATTGAGACGTAATAGGTTTATTCGCTAAAGCTAAATGAAGTGAAAAAGCTAAACGAAGCGAATATTCTTGCTCGGCTCAATATTGACAGTAGTATTACACCCATCGCAAAAATTGACTGATATTTTTAAAATATATTTACCAGCATGATGTGTCCAAAATAATAATCTCAAACCATCAATAATGTATTTATAACAATTAACTGAGGATTTAATAATGAAAAAATTAGTACTTGCAGCAGTAATGACCGCCTTTGCCCTGTCAGGTTGCTCTACCATGGGTATGGATAACGAACGTACGATGGTTGTCGATGGGCAACCTATGAATGTTAAAGTGGTTAACATTCCAAGTTTTGAAATAGAAGTAGCACCACTGAAAGCTGTCTGTGAGCTGTCAACAGCTGAGGGTACTAAGGTTGAAGCAGAATGCCTACAGTATCGCCAGACTTATCAGAAAAACTACACACCTTTAAACGGCAATATTCAGGGCTTCACTTATGAGCCAAACTATCGTTATGTTCTAGACGTTCGCCAAGAAGTAATGATGGATGAAAATACTAACATGGCTAAGCCAGTTTGGATTCTAAACGAAGTGGTTTCAAAAACAGCTGAGTAATGAATCATTGAGTATGTCTAGTTAACGAGCATATTTAACCAAAATAAAAAAGACCTCTAATTCTGTATTAGGGGTCTTTTTTATTTCAGCAAATACTTGGGAATGTGATGTCAGGATAAGCTATATTAAACAATCGTTATGTTAGCACTGACTATATTTTACACTGACGCCATGAGTGGCAGTAGGGATGCGATTGTCTGCATAAACGGCAAGACCGCCTCGTGAGGTTTCTTTGTATTTATCTAGCATATCCGCACCAGTGACTTTCATGGTTTCAATCACTTTATCTAAAGAGACAAAGTGCTGTCCATTACCACGGCAAGCAAGTCGCGCCGCATTGACAGCTTTGACGGCGCCCATGGCATTGCGCTCGATACAAGGCACTTGCACTAGACCGCCTACAGGGTCGCATGTCAGACCTAAGTTATGTTCGATACCAATTTCGGCCGCATTAAGGCATTTAGCTGGATCACCGCCTAAAATTTCTGCCAAGGCAGAAGCTGCCATGGCACAAGCAGAACCAACTTCACCTTGGCAACCAACTTCAGCGCCAGAGATGGAGGCATTTTGTTTGATTAAACTGCCAATAGCAGTCGCATTTAACAAAAACTTGCGTGCACCATCTTGGCTATAGCTTGATAAAAAGTCACGATAGTAATGCATCACCGCAGGAATAATACCTGCTGCACCGTTGGTGGGGGCAGTGACGACATTTCCGCCATTGGCATTTTCTTCATTGACCGCTAAGGCATATAAATCAATCCAATCCATGGCAGCGAGTTTGTCATTTTTGGTAATGGGTTGGTTTTTCTCGGCGCACAGCTGTAGATGTAATGCTTGGGCACGGCGCTTTACATCCAAGCCTCCAGGCAATATGCCACTGTTTTGACAGCCTCGCGTCACGCAGTCCTGCATTGACTCCCAAATAGAGTCTAAATAAGCAAAAACTTCTGATTGATTGCGGTAATGACATTCATTTGCTAATACCAATTCACTAACGCTTAAGTGGTGTTGACGACATTGCTCCAGCAATTCTGCGGCGCTATTAAAGGGGTAAGGAATGGCGTCAATGGTCGGTGTGGCGTTATCTTCATCCGGATTGGTGGCATCTTCTTCATTGATAACAAAGCCGCCACCTACCGAATAATAGGTTTGTTGATAATGACTGCCGTCGGTCAATAATGCACGGATAGTCAAGGCATTAGGATGGTAGGGCAAAACGGTTTCGTCATACCAGTGAATATCGCGCTCTGTCTCAAAGGCAATAACATGCGTGCCTGCTATATTGAGCTGTTTGTCTGAAAAAATCGGCGACAAATATTGACTGGTCAAACGGGTATCGATCGTACTAGGAGCATGCCCAAGCAGCCCTAACAATATAGCAGTATCGGTTGCATGCCCTTTGCCTGTGGCTGCCAAAGAGCCATAAAGCTCAATTTCAACGCCTGTAATAGCCGTCAGCTCTGTTTGCTTGGTTAATGAGCCCAAAAAAAGATTGGCGGCGACCATGGGTCCTACCGTGTGTGAGCTTGATGGGCCAATACCAATTTTAAATAAATCAAAAACACTAATCATAATAACTTACCAAGTTTTTTAAGTGCACTAACATGTTATATAGCTGCTTTAGGCACTTTCATTGAGAATATAACAGGCAGCTCTCGCTTATAGCACCGACAAAGGTGTAGAGGAAGCACCGCCCATGGAAGTATTAACGCAAAAGAGGAAAAATGGTGATTGAATAATAACTTTTATTTGTTTTGAAACTCCGCTATCATGCTCGGAGCTAATGGCTATGTAACATCCTGTAAGTTTATTGTCGCTGCAGAATACACTGAGTCATAAGCGACCATAACCATTTTTTAGTTAAACATATCCGACCACATACATCTACCAAAACATGGTCATCATACCAAATAATACTTTTGGTTTGCCATATTGCAACATAAATGAATGAATCAGGGCGACATATTATAAATGAAAAGATGCGGATTTTACTCGTTATCGTAATTTCTAGCCACATATTCTTGCCGATTGATGCCCTGATTTAACTCAATTTTTATTTTTCATTTACTGTTGTCTATTATTTTAGCCCAGTTTACATAGGACAAGCGTGTATGCCCTCTCAAAAAGACCCTTCCTCGCCTTTAGAAAACAGCGCTCAAGCACCATCTGCTGAACCTGGATTAGAGGCTGCGGCGATCAGTCCTCCGTATAATCCAGACTTTGAAAATGGACGCTGGTTTCCGACATGGCGTCCATATCAAGGCGATTTAGATCGTGATCCAGTCGGTATCAATGAATATCTGCCACCGTCAAAAAGCGTGCTATTAGGTGTACAGCATACTTTTGCGATGTTTGGTGCGACCGTGCTTGCGCCGCTGTTAATGGGCTTTGATCCCAACTTGGCCATTTTGATGTCAGGTATCTGTACGGTGATGTTCTTTATGATCACTGGTGGGCGCATGCCGAGCTATTTGGGCTCAAGTTTTGCTTTCATTGGTCCCGTTATCGCTGTGACAGCTTATGCAGGCGCAGGGTTCAATGGTAATTTGAATGTCGCTTTGGGCGGCATCATGGCTTGCGGTATCATTTATGCGTTAATTGGGCTGCTGGTGATGAAAACGGGTACTGGCTGGATTGAGCGTTTGATGCCGCCTATCGTTACTGGTGCTATCGTGATGATTATTGGTCTCAACTTAGCGCCAGTGACCATTCAAGGGGTGTCTGCCAATCAGTTTGATGCTTGGATGGCTACCTTGACCGTATTACTCATCAGTGGTGTGGCTGTTTTTACACGCGGTA
Proteins encoded in this region:
- a CDS encoding ABC transporter permease, which codes for MSGTDDIQVFLTYGDIALASSLIIIVLIISWRLRLQLTKTLLIAAIRTVLQLSFIGLILAWIFAREQWYEVLLILTIMTLIAGAAAKNRVKRSYKGLLTDTLLAVSASAILVTAIAIMIILKVQPWYTPQFVIPILGLILGNSLTAISLTSNQLIESFHEQQGRIEMMLSLSARPFEAVHEPIRAAIVNGMTPTLNSMLVVGIVSLPGMMTGQILAGADPTQAIRYQILTMFLICVSSTLGCTISALLIYRRFFNKNKQLILP
- a CDS encoding ABC transporter ATP-binding protein, which produces MHLHNNKPILILENIQVHSKRTASIPAYNENKVGDKNINDKNMEATEATTSALSTICQRWIGKLRPNPVSQPIIPAHQRLLIDGATGKLLAGQVTVLTGASGSGKSVLLRVLAGLLPMSGGNVRLRSDDQSTSSAYYSIHDTAPIQWRTHVALLAQHPQLLEGSVLENLQMPYQLQAHQHRRFDIDWHIAQLEQLQRSADFLQQEIYHLSGGERQLVNTLRLLQLNPRVLLLDEPTAALDSDTSAQLVNLLMNWLEADSQRTLLWVTHDTKDIMPLADQHWQMQAGVLTEIF
- a CDS encoding hotdog family protein; this translates as MIKNNSKNTNTVASVDGEYTPLFTKNYNVYINHTDAGGIVYHANHLVFFENCRRDWFGELNLNGYFLQTDDGEIQHFVVSQADLQYKRAILLDEVISVRIDKVELKPASIIFYQSIYRNSPDSLSSDYANSNANASSLLSSGKIVIACVQNQVKTKPLSNSKADTAVASATPMRPIRVPKHLRDAIEQAIHEQLNA
- the xthA gene encoding exodeoxyribonuclease III; the encoded protein is MTRFVSFNINGIRARQHQLEAVREVIDPDVMGLQETKVHDEQFPLENIESLGYHVEYFGQKAHYGVALLSKVAPIFVQKGFPGEEVEAQKRFIHARYEFDGREIDVLNGYFPQGESQDHPTKFPMKRAYYADLMAYIDTLKAEGRSLIIMGDMNIAPEDTDIGIGDVNAKRWLKNRKTSFLPEEREWYAALMSRELTDTYRLHYPESTELYSWFDYRSRGFNDEPKRGLRIDHILCSSDLVEACVDAGISYELRAMEKPSDHAPIWSAFDLKKR
- the argJ gene encoding bifunctional glutamate N-acetyltransferase/amino-acid acetyltransferase ArgJ — encoded protein: MAVGNVAVPDIIYPIEGIKLSATAAGVRYKDRDDLVVIEIADTATTAVVTTKNTFCAAPVRVLREHFAKMSPRYLVTNTGNANAGTGADGKRRAVDICAALASKAGVDSNAILPFSTGVIGEPLNSDAVIAGLDNALANLGADNWLAAANGIRTTDTIPKLASQKIDVAGVSYHITGMSKGSGMIRPNMATMLGYVATDANIAADLLQEMLSAINEQSFNRITVDGDTSTNDCCVLIATGAASSDIIDSPEHPHYQAIFSALTEVFVRLAQLIVRDGEGATKFMTVNVTGGKTTQECCDVAYAVAHSPLVKTAFFASDANWGRILAAVGYAGIEDLDTEQVDVYLDEVMICQNGGVAPSYTEAAGKTVMSRPEITIHIDLARGDASDTVYTCDLSYDYVKINADYRS
- a CDS encoding DUF4377 domain-containing protein, producing the protein MKKLVLAAVMTAFALSGCSTMGMDNERTMVVDGQPMNVKVVNIPSFEIEVAPLKAVCELSTAEGTKVEAECLQYRQTYQKNYTPLNGNIQGFTYEPNYRYVLDVRQEVMMDENTNMAKPVWILNEVVSKTAE
- a CDS encoding L-serine ammonia-lyase, with product MISVFDLFKIGIGPSSSHTVGPMVAANLFLGSLTKQTELTAITGVEIELYGSLAATGKGHATDTAILLGLLGHAPSTIDTRLTSQYLSPIFSDKQLNIAGTHVIAFETERDIHWYDETVLPYHPNALTIRALLTDGSHYQQTYYSVGGGFVINEEDATNPDEDNATPTIDAIPYPFNSAAELLEQCRQHHLSVSELVLANECHYRNQSEVFAYLDSIWESMQDCVTRGCQNSGILPGGLDVKRRAQALHLQLCAEKNQPITKNDKLAAMDWIDLYALAVNEENANGGNVVTAPTNGAAGIIPAVMHYYRDFLSSYSQDGARKFLLNATAIGSLIKQNASISGAEVGCQGEVGSACAMAASALAEILGGDPAKCLNAAEIGIEHNLGLTCDPVGGLVQVPCIERNAMGAVKAVNAARLACRGNGQHFVSLDKVIETMKVTGADMLDKYKETSRGGLAVYADNRIPTATHGVSVKYSQC